GCCCGGTGCCTATGATCGCCATCACCGTCGGCCCGGCACCGGCCGGCAGGAGGTCTACCAGATCGCCAGATCGCCAGGGCAGCGGGCAGCGGGCGGCGGGCGCACCAGGTGAGCGACCCCGCCGAGATCCAGGCCGTGATCCAGGCCGTGATCCTCACGGTGATCGTCGCGGTCGGGCAGACGGGACGAGCCGCTCAGGAGTGAGGGCCGGGGAAGCCGACCGGCCAGGTATGCACCGGCTCGCCCTCGTGCATCAGCTCGCAGTAGCGGCGGGTGGTCGCGGCGAGGGCGGCATCCCGCTCCAGCCCGGCCTCCAGCGCCCGGTGGTAGGTATCCGCCTGCCACGAAGCCCCGTTCACACGCCGTCGGCACCGCTCCTCGATGACGCCGAGGTAGAAGTCGCGGTCCGCGGGCTCCACATGCCATGCGTCGAGCCCCGCCGCGGCGAGCGGCAGCAGTTCGTCGCGTATGAGCTTGACGGCCGGCACCCGTGTGATACCGCCGCCTCGGCCGGGACGCGGCCACAGAAGCTCCGCGTCGATGCCGTGGTGGCACGCGGTGTCGAAGTTCTCGGCCGCGACGGCGAAGGGCAGCCGGGTCCACACCGGCCTGGCCTCCTCGGCGAGCGCGCGCACCAGCCCGTAGTAGAAGGCGACATTGGCGATGACATCGGTGACCGTGGGGCCGGCGGGCAGCACGCGGTTCTCCACCCGCAGATGCGGTACGCCGTCGGCGACTCCGTACACCGGCCGGTTCCAGCGGTAGACCGTGCCGTTGTGCAGGACGAGTTCCTGCAGCCCGGGCACACCGCCGTCGTCGAGCACCCGCAGCGGGTCCTCGTCGTCGCAGATCGGCAGCAGCGCCGGGAAGTAGCGCAGATTCTCCGCGAAGAGGTCGTACGCGGAGTCCACCCACCGCTCGCCGAACCAGGTCCGGGGCCGTACGCCCTGGGCCTGGAGCTCGGGCGGGCGGGTGTCGGTGGCCTGCTGGAACAGCGGTGGCCGCGACTCGCGCCACAGCTCCTTGCCGAACAGGAAGGGCGAGTTGGCGCCGACCGCGACCTGTACCGCGGCCACCGCCTGCGCGGCGTTCCACACATCGGCGAAGCGTCCGGGTGTCACCTGGAGGTGCAGTTGCACGGAGGTGCAGGCGGCTTCGGGAGCGATCGACGTCGAGGTACAGCTCAGCCGCTCCACGCCCTCTATCTCGAGCGCGAAGTCCTCGCCGCGTGCGGCGACGATCTGGTCGTTGAGCAGCGTGTACCGGTCGACGTCCGAGAGGTTCGCGGAGACCAGGTCGTGCTGGGCGAGCGTCGGAAGAATTCCGATCATCACGATCCCCGCGCCGACCTCGTTCGCTTTTCGGTGGGCATATCCAAGGCCGGTGCGCAGCTCCTCGGCGAGTTGATCGAGCACGCGCCCGGCCAGCCGGTGCGGAACGATATTTACTTCCAGGTTGAACATCCCGAGCTCGGTCTGGAAATCATGGCTCGCGATACGCTCCAGGACTTCCTTATTCATCATCCGCGGCAGCCCGTCGGCACCTGCGAGATTCAGCTCGATCTCCAGACCCATGAGATTTTTGGGCCGGTCGAACCTCTTCTCGGCCAGCAGCCGCCCCAGTCCCGCGAGGCACTGCTGCAGCTTCCTCCGGTACCTTTGCCGATCGGACAGGTCCGCTCCGCCTGCCACGACCTTCTCCCCCATCGAAGCGTCCCTCCTCGAGTGGGCACCACAGAGCATCGACCGCTCGCCTCACCGACGATAATGCCCAGACTGACTGATCTATAACGCCCCGCGCTCAGCGCGCGACCGGTAGTGTGGGCAGAGGCTCCAGTGGCACATTCCTTAGGCATGGTGCAGTACGCAGTTACCACTGCCCGATGCCTGGTGAAAAACACCGACCGGTTCCAGCCGTCCGCGCCGAAGAGAAAATCCCAGGCCGCGGCCCCGCCTTCACGAAATATCGGTAGAAAGGCCGCCGGAGAAGGGCCTGATACCACCTTGCCGGAAATACGTGCGACCGCTAGCAGAAACACTGCGAGAACACGTGTCGTATAAACTCGGCAAACGAGGTAGAGAGTTGGCGCCCGGTGGCCTTTCCGGCCCCCCTCTGGCCCCGCACGCTGACAGTGCCGTCCGCACCTGCCCACGCTCCAACGTGTCTCCGAAGTGAGAGGCGACCCACCATGCCGCTGCATGTCCCCCCGGCTCCCGCGCCTGCCCTGCGCACCGTCCTCACGGCGCTCGGTTCTCCCACCGCCGTCCGCGAAGCTCGCACACCCGCTCTCAGGTCCGCCCAGGGCCCGCTGAGCCCCGAACTCCCGCTACCCGTCCACGTACTGGACCAGATCGTGCCGAGCGGCGGCGCCCCCTACACCCGCCTCGCCGGCTGGCGCTTCCTGATCCGCAGCGGCGAACGAGCCGTGGCCGCTGCGGAAACGATGCTCACCCCCGACGGCTGGGCCTTCTCGCACTTCTTCGAAGGCCCCTACCTCAGCTCCACCGAACGGGCGCTGCGCCAGGCCGAGTCGATGCACACCCCTTTCCAGCCGCGCCTGCTGTCCATTCCGGAGCTCTACATGCTCACCCTCTGGCTGCACGGCGACACGGACGCCGACGCCTCGGCCGGCACCCCCCGGCCGACGGACGTACTGGTACCGCTGGCTCCGGCGCCACCCGGCATCGCGGCGCACCGTCCGCACCGCGTCGCCGATCTGCTGCCGGTGATGACACTGCGGCTTGCGCCTGCCCCGCTGCTCGGCTCACCCGCCTGAAAACCGCACGTCGCGCCCCGTGACCAGCCGGTCGCGGGGCGCACGTCTGCTCCATCCGGACTAGCCCATACCGGCCCCCCTGAACCACCCGAAAGGACAGTGGAGTTGAGCTGAACCGTCCGCCTGGGTGATACGTCATTAACCAGTAAGAAGAGCTGCCGCGAAATCCCTGCGGATTGACGCCCGTGGGGCAACACTGGGAGCCGACCGACAGATACGGGGGGCGGCCATGAACACCTCATCAAGCCGCAGGACACTCACTACAACGCAGCGAGAGAACCCACCCATGTGCCAGCACCAGCCACTCTGCCCTACATCCGACTCAGCCGACCGGGAAGCGGCCCGACTCGTGGCGCACCACCCGGAGCAGGGCTGGAGCCTGCTGTGCAACGGCGTCCTGCTCTTCGAGGACACCGGTGAGCTTCTGCCCGACGGGCAGATCATCGCTCCGCACCGGGCACGGGAGACCGGGCAGGTGATGACGGCCGCCTGAGGCGCCGTCGGTACGACAAGGGGGCCGGCCGGAGACTTCTCTCCGCACCGGCCCCGATGCATGCGCTCCCCGCGTCAGTTGTCGTACTCGTCCAGCGGCGGGCAGGAGCAGACGAGGTTACGGTCGCCGAACGCACCGTCGATCCTGCGCACCGGCGGCCAGTACTTGTCCGCGGCGCTCACTCCGGCCGGGAAGACGGCCTCGTCCCGGCTGTAGGCGTGCTCCCACTCCCCGCCGAGCGCCGCCGCCGTGTGCGGGGCGTTGCTCAGCGGATTGTCCTGCGCGGGCCACTCGCCGGACGCGACCTTCTCGATCTCGCCGCGGATCGCGATCATCGCGGCACAGAAGCGGTCGATCTCGTTCAGGTCCTCACTCTCGGTGGGCTCGATCATCAGTGTGCCGGCCACCGGGAAGGACATCGTCGGCGCGTGGAAGCCGTAGTCGATCAGACGCTTGGCGATGTCGTCGACGCTGACGCCGGTCGCCTTCGACAGCGGCCGCAGGTCCACGATGCACTCGTGCGCGACCAGGCCGGCCGGACCCGTGTAGAGCACCGGGTAGTGCGGCTCAAGGCGCTTGGCGATGTAGTTGGCCGCGAGCACGGCGACCTGCGTCGCGCGCTTGAGGCCTTCGCCACCCATCAGACGTACGTACGCCCAGGAGATCGGCAGGATGCCTGCCGAGCCCCACGGCGCGGCCGAGATCGGCCCTACGCCCGTCTCCGGTCCCGCGGTCGGCTGGAGCGGGTGGTTCGGGAGGTAGGGGGCGAGGTGCGCCCGTACCCCGACCGGGCCGACGCCCGGACCGCCGCCGCCGTGCGGGATGCAGAAGGTCTTGTGCAGATTGAGGTGCGAGACGTCGCCGCCGAACTTGCCCGGCTTGGCGAGACCCACCAGCGCGTTGAGGTTGGCGCCGTCGACGTACACCTGGCCGCCGGCGTCGTGCACCTGCGCGCAGATGTCGGCGACGTGCTCCTCAAACACACCGTGCGTGGACGGGTACGTGATCATCAGCACGGACAGCTCGTCGCGGTACTGCTCGATCTTGGCGCGGAGGTCCTCGATGTCCACCTCGCCGTCGTCGGCGGTCTTCACCACGACGACCTTCATGCCCGCCATCACGGCGCTGGCGGCGTTGGTGCCGTGCGCGGAGGAGGGGATGAGGCAGATGGTGCGCTGGGCGTCGCCGTTGGCGCGGTGGTACGCGCGTACGGCGAGCAGGCCCGCGAGCTCGCCCTGCGAACCGGCGTTGGGCTGGATGGACACCGCGTCGTACCCGGTGACCTCGGCGAGGCGCTCCTCCAGCTCATGGATGAGCGTGAGATACCCGGCGGCCTGCTCGACCGGCGCGAAGGGGTGCATCTGCCCGAACTCCGGCCAGGTCACCGGCTCCATCTCGGTGGTCGCGTTCAGCTTCATGGTGCAGGAGCCGAGCGGGATCATGCCGCGGTCCAGGGCGTAGTCACGGTCGGCGAGCCTGCGCAGGTAGCGCAGCATCGCGGTCTCGGAACGGTGCTCGTGGAAGACGGGGTGCGTGAGGTAGTCGTCGGTCCTCAGCAGGGCCTGGGGCAACGTTTCCGCGGTGGTCGCGTCGAGCGCCTCGATGTCGCCCTCGACACCGAAGGCGGACCAGACGGCGGACAGCTGCTCACGACCGGTTGTCTCGTCGCAGGAGATGGAGACCTGGTCGGCGTCGACGAGGTGCAGGTTCACTCCGCCCTCGCGTGCGGCGGCGACGACCTCGGCGGCCCTGCCCGGCACCCGGGCGGTCACCGTGTCGAAGTAGGAACCGTGTACGACGTCCACACCGCCGGCCCGCAGTCCCGCCTCGAGCAGCGCGGCATAGCGGTGGGTGCGCTGTGCGATCGACCGCAGGCCCTCGGGACCGTGGTAGACCGCGTACATCCCCGCCATGACGGCGAGCAACACCTGCGCGGTGCAGATGTTGCTGGTGGCCTTCTCCCGGCGGATGTGCTGCTCACGAGTCTGCAGCGCGAGCCGGTAGGCCTTGTTGCCGTCCGCGTCCACGGAGACGCCGACGAGGCGCCCCGGCAGGCTGCGGGCGAACTTGTCACGTACCGCCATGTAGCCGGCGTGCGGACCGCCGAAGCCCATCGGGACACCGAAGCGCTGGGTGGTGCCGACGGCGATGTCGGCACCCAGTTCACCGGGCGACGTGAGCAGGGTCAGGGCCAGCAAATCGGCGGCGACCGTGACAATCGCGCCGAGCTCGTGCGCCTGCTCGACGACGGGCTTGATGTCCCGTACGGCACCGGAGGCACCCGGGTACTGCAGCAGTACGCCGAAGACGCCGCGCTCGGCGATCTCGGCCGGAATGCCCTCACTCAGATCCGCCGTGACGACCTCGACACCGGTCGGCTCGGCGCGGGTCCGGATCACCGCGAGGGTCTGGGGCAGTGCGTCGGCGTCGACCAGGAAGACGCCGTCCTTGACCTTGCCGACGCGGCGGGCCAGCGACATGGCCTCCGCGGCGGCGGTGGCCTCGTCGAGCAGCGATGCGCCGGAGGTGGGCAGGCCGGTCAGATCGGCCACCATCGTCTGGAAGTTCAGCAGTGCCTCGAGCCGGCCCTGCGAGATCTCCGGCTGGTACGGCGTGTACGCGGTGTACCAGGCCGGGCTCTCCATGACATTGCGCAGGATGACCGGCGGCGTGAAGGTGCCGTAGTAGCCGAGGCCGATCATCGGCGCCAGCACCTGATTGCGGTCGGCGAGGGTGCGCAGCTCGGCGAGAACGTCGGCTTCGGTGCGGGCGCCCGGGAGGTTCAGCGCCTCGGCGCTCTTGATCACATCGGGCACCGCGGCGGAGGTCAGCTCGTCGAGCGAGCCGTAGCCCACCTGCGCGAGCATCTTGGCCTGAGCCCCGGCGTCGGGCCCGATGTGGCGCTGCTCGAAGGGGGTGCCTCGCTCCAGTTGGGAGAGCGGAATGCGGTTGGCGGTCATTAAGGAGGCCTCCTGGTCAGACACGACCTACGAGGGGCACCACGGCGCGGATGCCCGGACGGCCTCCCCCTCTGTCATCTCAACCTGAGAGCTTCACCGACGCGCACAGGGCACGCCGACTTTCACCGTCGGTGAGAGCGGATGCCGTCCGACGCCCGCCCTGCTTTCCAGAGTGACCTCGTCCGTGCGGTACAGGGGCCTGAGAGATTCCGGGGAGGATTTGCTCCTTCGGCGCCGCCGGTACTTTCACCGGAGGACTCTCCCGCACGGGGTCAGCAGCCGTTAGCCAGCGTACCAGCGCGCCTCGTCGTCGATCGCTCGAGTGGCCGATACCTCCGATGTGCACTTTTGTAGTATTTAAACACCCGTTGCGACCTATTGGAGGGACCGTGCAGACCGATATCGATCCGCGCAGCCTGATCGGCCGCAAGGCGTTCGACAGCCACGGCACCAAAATCGGGACTGTGGACGAGGTGTATCTGGACGATGCGACAGGGGCGCCCGAGTGGGCGGCCGTGCGCACGGGCCTCTTCAGCCGGGACGCCTTCGTCCCGCTCGAGCCCAGCAAGGTCGTCAAAGACACCCTGCACGTCCCGTACGAGCGCGCGCTGATCAAGGATGCCCCCGACTTCGGTGTCGGCCGCCATCTCTCCCCCGAGCAGGAGCTCCAGCTCTACCACCACTACGGACTCGAACTCCCCGAAGCTCCCGAGACGCCCGCCGCGTCCTCCGACCCCTCCGGCCCGTCCGACGGGGACTCCGGCTCCGGCCCCGGCTCCCGACCCGACCGGGACTTCGGCCGGCTGGCGGGCCGGGAGGACTGAGCGGCGTCCGCTGTCGCGGGCGGTGCCACCAGCGGTAGCGGATCGCCCGGCTCCAGGTCCGGGTCGTCGACCATGAAGGTGCGCACCCGCCCCGGCCGCCGCGACCACGGCTCCTCGAACCGCACCGTGACCCGCCCCACCCCGCTGCCCTGCACCCACCCTGCCCCGTACTCGGCATGCCGTACGTCATGCCCGGCCGGCCAGCGCCGCTCGGCGGGCGGCTGGTGTTCCGCCCCCGCGGTGCCGGCCCCTTCGCCGGCCCGTTCGCCGGCCTCGTGCGGCTCCGGACCGCCGTCCGGCTCCCCGGCCTCGGCCTGCTCACCGGCTGCGGCCTGGGCGAACAGATCCTCCTGCGTGTAGTCCGCGAGCCCGGTCACGCCCACTCCCAGCAGCCGAACCCCGCCCGTGGTGTCCACAGCCTCCAGCAGCCGCCCGGCGGCCTCCCGCACCACCGCGGGGTCGTCCGTCGGCCCGCGCAGCGTCTCGGAGCGCGTCAGGGTCGAGAAGTCGTACCGCCGCACCTTCAGCACGATGGTCCGCCCCGAGTGCCCGGACGACCGCAGCCGCTGCACACACCGCTCGGCGAGCCGCTCCACCTCGATCCGCACCCGTACCCGGTCGTGCAGATCCACATCGAAGGTGTCCTCCACCGACACCGACTTCGCGTCCCTCTCGGCCACCACCGGCCGGTCGTCGTGCCCCACCGCCATCCGGAACAGCGAGGCTCCGTGTGCCTTGCCCAGTAGACGTACGAGCTCGTCCTCGCCCGCCTCCGCCAGATCGGCCACGGTTGTCATTCCGGCCCGCCGCAGATGCTCCCCGGTCGCCGGCCCGACCCCGGGCAGCGTACGCACGGACATCGGCCCGAGCAGCTCTCGCTCCGTGCCGGGCTCTATGAGGACCAGACCGTCGGGCTTCGCCTGCTCGGAGGCGATCTTGGCCAGCATCTTGGACCCCGCGAGCCCGACCGAACCGGTGAGCCCCGTGACCGCTCGGATATCGGCGCGCAGCCGCTCACCGGTCGCCCTGGCCGACGCCGAGTCGTCGGCCGAGCCGCCCGCCTCCAGGTCCACGAAGGCCTCGTCGAGGCTCAGCGGCTCCACCAGCGGCGAGAGTCTGCCAAGCAGTTCCATCACCTGCTCGCTGACCGCCCGGTAGAGGGAGAAGCGCGGCACGAGATACGCGGCGTTCGGCGCCAGCCGCCTGGCCTGCGCCATCGGCATCGCGGAGTGCACGCCGAACCGTCTGGCCTCGTACGAGGCGGTGGCGACGACTCCGCGCGGCCCGAGCCCGCCGACCACCACCGGCTTCCCGCGCAGACTCGGCTTCGCCGCCTGTTCGGCGGCGGCGAAGAAGGCATCCATGTCCAGATGCAGAATCGTCGGCGCGGTTCTCACATCTCCGATGCTGCCCTACACCACTGACAACGGGCGCTTCAGACGGCCCGGTCGCGCCTGCGCCTGGCCAGCTCGTCGGCGGGATTGTTCCCGACCAGGGTCTCGCCGGTGTCGACCCGCTCGCCGTGCAGTTGCGAGAGCGCGGCCTCGACATCCCGCCAGACCACGCCCACGGCGATCCCGAAGACGCCCTGGCCGCCCTGCAGCAGATCGACCACCTCGTCGGGCGAGGAGCACTCGTAGACCGTCGCGCCGTCGCTCATCAGCGTCATACGCTCGAGATCCGTGAAGCCGCGGGCTCTCAGATGCTGCACCGCGGCACGAATGTTCTGCAGCGCGACGCCGGTGTCCAGGAAACGCTTGACGATCTTGAGAACGACCACGTCGCGGAAGCTGTAGAGCCGTTGGGTTCCGGAGCCGTACGCCGACCGCACACTGGGCTCGACCAGGCCCGTACGCGCCCAGTAGTCGAGCTGCCGATAGGTGATACCCGCCGCCGCACACGCGGTGGGCCCGCGGTAGCCGATCGTCTCCGTAGAGAGGTCGGCCGCACTGTCGTGAAGCGGATACGGCCCGCCCGCCGCCGTACCGTCGCCGCTGCTGCTCACGCCGACCTCCGTCCTTGACCTGCCATCTCGACGGTAGGCAGTCGCCCGGGGTGCGTCAACGATCGCCACACTCGGCACGCCGAGTGATAATCACCTTGAGAGTGGTTTCCCGTGCCCCTATTCGGGGAAAGGCTGCTCGAATGCGCCAACAGAGCCCGGCTGGGCGGTCACTGACTGTTGGTGCCGAAGTCTTCCGGCGAGATCTGATCGAGGAACTCGCGGAACTTCTCCACCTCGTCCTCCTGCTCGTCCGGGATCGCGATTCCCGCGTCGTCGAGCACCCCGTCACTGCCGTAGATCGGCGTACCGGTGCGCAGGGCCAGCGCTATGGCGTCGGACGGTCTGGCGCTCACCTCGACTCCGCTGGCGAAGACCAGCTCCGCGTAGAAGACCCCTTCACGCAAGTCAGTGATGCGGACCTCGGTGAGCTCCTGACCCACCGCCTCCAGCACATCCTTGAAGAGGTCATGGGTCAGCGGCCTGGCAGGAGCCATGCCTTGCTGGGCAAAGGCAATGGCGGTCGCCTCCCCGGGACCGATCCAAATGGGGAGGTACCGGTCGCCTCCCACTTCACGCAGGAGCACGATCGGTTGGTTCGAGGGCATTTCGACCCGGACACCCACAACGTCGAGCTCGTTCACACAGCAACCCTAGGACGTGCCCGACCGGTTTGGGTAGTCGGGCTCCCCCATGATCAGTGGAGCCGTACCCCGAGCGCCGTCTGCACAAGGGCCGCATGGAGCCGTACGGAAAGGGCCGCAAGCTCCTTCGTGGTCGCCTCGGCATGGGCCCTGGTCTGCGGATTGCGGTGCCGCCGCAAGGGTGCA
This portion of the Streptomyces sp. NBC_01750 genome encodes:
- a CDS encoding glutamate-cysteine ligase family protein, yielding MGEKVVAGGADLSDRQRYRRKLQQCLAGLGRLLAEKRFDRPKNLMGLEIELNLAGADGLPRMMNKEVLERIASHDFQTELGMFNLEVNIVPHRLAGRVLDQLAEELRTGLGYAHRKANEVGAGIVMIGILPTLAQHDLVSANLSDVDRYTLLNDQIVAARGEDFALEIEGVERLSCTSTSIAPEAACTSVQLHLQVTPGRFADVWNAAQAVAAVQVAVGANSPFLFGKELWRESRPPLFQQATDTRPPELQAQGVRPRTWFGERWVDSAYDLFAENLRYFPALLPICDDEDPLRVLDDGGVPGLQELVLHNGTVYRWNRPVYGVADGVPHLRVENRVLPAGPTVTDVIANVAFYYGLVRALAEEARPVWTRLPFAVAAENFDTACHHGIDAELLWPRPGRGGGITRVPAVKLIRDELLPLAAAGLDAWHVEPADRDFYLGVIEERCRRRVNGASWQADTYHRALEAGLERDAALAATTRRYCELMHEGEPVHTWPVGFPGPHS
- the gcvP gene encoding aminomethyl-transferring glycine dehydrogenase, with product MTANRIPLSQLERGTPFEQRHIGPDAGAQAKMLAQVGYGSLDELTSAAVPDVIKSAEALNLPGARTEADVLAELRTLADRNQVLAPMIGLGYYGTFTPPVILRNVMESPAWYTAYTPYQPEISQGRLEALLNFQTMVADLTGLPTSGASLLDEATAAAEAMSLARRVGKVKDGVFLVDADALPQTLAVIRTRAEPTGVEVVTADLSEGIPAEIAERGVFGVLLQYPGASGAVRDIKPVVEQAHELGAIVTVAADLLALTLLTSPGELGADIAVGTTQRFGVPMGFGGPHAGYMAVRDKFARSLPGRLVGVSVDADGNKAYRLALQTREQHIRREKATSNICTAQVLLAVMAGMYAVYHGPEGLRSIAQRTHRYAALLEAGLRAGGVDVVHGSYFDTVTARVPGRAAEVVAAAREGGVNLHLVDADQVSISCDETTGREQLSAVWSAFGVEGDIEALDATTAETLPQALLRTDDYLTHPVFHEHRSETAMLRYLRRLADRDYALDRGMIPLGSCTMKLNATTEMEPVTWPEFGQMHPFAPVEQAAGYLTLIHELEERLAEVTGYDAVSIQPNAGSQGELAGLLAVRAYHRANGDAQRTICLIPSSAHGTNAASAVMAGMKVVVVKTADDGEVDIEDLRAKIEQYRDELSVLMITYPSTHGVFEEHVADICAQVHDAGGQVYVDGANLNALVGLAKPGKFGGDVSHLNLHKTFCIPHGGGGPGVGPVGVRAHLAPYLPNHPLQPTAGPETGVGPISAAPWGSAGILPISWAYVRLMGGEGLKRATQVAVLAANYIAKRLEPHYPVLYTGPAGLVAHECIVDLRPLSKATGVSVDDIAKRLIDYGFHAPTMSFPVAGTLMIEPTESEDLNEIDRFCAAMIAIRGEIEKVASGEWPAQDNPLSNAPHTAAALGGEWEHAYSRDEAVFPAGVSAADKYWPPVRRIDGAFGDRNLVCSCPPLDEYDN
- a CDS encoding PRC-barrel domain-containing protein; translated protein: MGGTVQTDIDPRSLIGRKAFDSHGTKIGTVDEVYLDDATGAPEWAAVRTGLFSRDAFVPLEPSKVVKDTLHVPYERALIKDAPDFGVGRHLSPEQELQLYHHYGLELPEAPETPAASSDPSGPSDGDSGSGPGSRPDRDFGRLAGRED
- a CDS encoding bifunctional nuclease family protein, whose product is MNELDVVGVRVEMPSNQPIVLLREVGGDRYLPIWIGPGEATAIAFAQQGMAPARPLTHDLFKDVLEAVGQELTEVRITDLREGVFYAELVFASGVEVSARPSDAIALALRTGTPIYGSDGVLDDAGIAIPDEQEDEVEKFREFLDQISPEDFGTNSQ
- a CDS encoding DUF5999 family protein, translated to MCQHQPLCPTSDSADREAARLVAHHPEQGWSLLCNGVLLFEDTGELLPDGQIIAPHRARETGQVMTAA
- a CDS encoding MerR family transcriptional regulator, with amino-acid sequence MSSSGDGTAAGGPYPLHDSAADLSTETIGYRGPTACAAAGITYRQLDYWARTGLVEPSVRSAYGSGTQRLYSFRDVVVLKIVKRFLDTGVALQNIRAAVQHLRARGFTDLERMTLMSDGATVYECSSPDEVVDLLQGGQGVFGIAVGVVWRDVEAALSQLHGERVDTGETLVGNNPADELARRRRDRAV